A region of the Denitrificimonas caeni genome:
GTTTTATTTGCGTTCTAGATTTATCAGAACTGATAGGTGGCGGACATCCACAGACGACGACCTTCTTCGATCGAACCTGTGGTGGATTTCCCTGAGTGGCTGTAGTCGGTGCCGTAGGCGAGATCACCGTCCTCTGTTATGTAAGGTTTCCCTTTAACAAAGTCTTTATTAAGCAGGTTGTAAATGGTGGCATTCAAAGCCAGCGCATCTGTGGCTTGGTAAGAACCACCCAGATGGAACAAGGTGAAGGCTTTAGTTTTGCTGCCAAGGGTGTTGTAAATCGATTGTTCTGTCTCACTTAGGTTCGCATAGCGGCTGGTAAAGCGTGAGCGCTCACCGCGGTATTCCGCATTTAACCAGAGTTTAAGCTTGTCATTGGCTTCCCAGTTTAAACTGGTGTTGGCTAAGTGACGTGGCGTATTGGTCAACTGCGCACCTTTGTTATCCCCGCTTTTTTGTTCACTGTCGGTATAGGTGTAGTTACCTTTAATGCTCCAGTCATCGGTGAAGTACCATTGGGCAGCCATCTCCACACCTTGGGTGACAGCATCATCGACGTTAATCTTCTGTGAGCACTCACTGTTACTATTGGTTGCACAAAGAGGACTGATAATAGGGTCGCCATTAGAGATCTTGTCTTTAAATTTATTGTGGAAGAGAGTGACGTTGGCATTAAAGTTGGCCAAGTTATCATAGTAAGCGGCCAGTTCAGTGCTGGTGCTTTTTTCTGGTTTTAAGTTTGGGTTGCCTATCGTAATTGTCTTGCCTTGGCGGGTTACACCATTTACGCCATTATGTAAGTCATTTAGATTAGGTGTTTTATAGCCTTTACTCACGCCCCCTTTTAAAGTCCAGTTGTCGGTAGTGTTCCAGACTAAATAAGCACGGGGGCTAAAGTTGCCACCGAATGCTTGGTGACGGTCATAACGGCCGCCTAAAGTTAGAGCAAGGTCTTCAGTCATATGCCATTCGTTTTCAGCAAAAACTGCCGCTGACTCTTGTTGGAATCTGTCTGTAGCAATGCCGTCTTCGAGTTTGGAGTCGGTGTACTGGCCACCAATGGTGGTTATATTGTTTTCAGTAATAGGGGCAACAAACTTAGTGTCAACAATCAGGTCTTTAGATTTTAATTTGCGCTTGTCACCAGCGATTACCCCGGGAATATTTTGGTTCGTAAGTTTACCCATAGTGCCAGGATTGGTACGCCCCAAAGTTTCGGTCATATTGTAAGTAATAGCACTGTCTAAAGTACCTAAGGCAAAACGGCCG
Encoded here:
- a CDS encoding TonB-dependent receptor domain-containing protein is translated as MRIPFTYSLLACSVLASSTAFANPTPAQLDPTVVTASGFEQKITDAPASISVVSNADLQKKRYSNLAQALEDVEGIDIKQGTGKTGGLNISIRGMPSDYTLILIDGRRQNPAGNVTPNGFNETSTSFMPPMSAIERIEVIRGPMSTLYGSDAMGGVINIITKKVASEWSGSISADYTYQEERDFGDTGGTSFYASGPLVDGLLGMNVRGSFFDRQKSDLTYGSGINVSKRGPSPVDGQNFNLGTRLNFTPNDDHDFAIDFEKGRQRYNNDECQLGTLDGKKGDDAADGCDVADPTKANGYSDEQKFERNQYAFTHTGRFALGTLDSAITYNMTETLGRTNPGTMGKLTNQNIPGVIAGDKRKLKSKDLIVDTKFVAPITENNITTIGGQYTDSKLEDGIATDRFQQESAAVFAENEWHMTEDLALTLGGRYDRHQAFGGNFSPRAYLVWNTTDNWTLKGGVSKGYKTPNLNDLHNGVNGVTRQGKTITIGNPNLKPEKSTSTELAAYYDNLANFNANVTLFHNKFKDKISNGDPIISPLCATNSNSECSQKINVDDAVTQGVEMAAQWYFTDDWSIKGNYTYTDSEQKSGDNKGAQLTNTPRHLANTSLNWEANDKLKLWLNAEYRGERSRFTSRYANLSETEQSIYNTLGSKTKAFTLFHLGGSYQATDALALNATIYNLLNKDFVKGKPYITEDGDLAYGTDYSHSGKSTTGSIEEGRRLWMSATYQF